From one Brachypodium distachyon strain Bd21 chromosome 4, Brachypodium_distachyon_v3.0, whole genome shotgun sequence genomic stretch:
- the LOC100828235 gene encoding stress response protein nst1, which produces MCILCAVQRWSRRVATMLPWLVLPLILLWALSQLLPAAYRFEVTSPRLACVSVLLLTLFWYEILLPRLSVWRARRSARLREERRAHALELQKLRKTATRRCRNCNNPYRDQNPGGGKFMCSYCGHVSKRPVLDLGSAGKVPSGWPCSQDWANAAGDPGYWLDLRCSADNSYSGFSWRLFSCFYVSMAWFWRKVLRFGSSGDGGGLGRDGKMLAKGGENGGKAEESRVDKAKRKAEEKRLARLEREMLEEEERKQREEMAKLVEERRRLRDEKAEAEERSKGATPVGEKDARKEAERRRQERRRKEDKGSSKSNSDCEDIERRVNREGEWKRDFDRRNEPDRRDATRVGTEGYKPHNFEASSQGGKTVQSRTKYFGRMTGGLLSSSRGFSGGSIFGRSAQTPAPQANKVNKPLVTATDHSNAVKRDGQHASVQAMPKSATAGETKNSWTNFHRPVSPNMQQHPTGLKKSWHQLFSRSASVSPCPDLSASVREKIMQPEPNGAQISSAQNFLAQYPPLDSKPRVSQFMQFTGFPPVNGAPANMPPSHFPAGHMPFYNEAEPTSLEEPEQFEDPCYDPDAIALLGPVSESLDNFPPDWNSRFILNDVTKEPHVKPSPIESPLSRSRTVEEKPIKPSHFSIAKGHNSSMSPEANSEQGTWQMWSTPLVQESLGLRGPQAQWLLPNTNQFNHGVNHLNGGTRSPLGAGLNDNDLWLQKSPFHQLPLDTESLFLSHDGSGNTMHNDLGFGSPNRAARANPFGPPGPGHSWSKEDLVLNGPQGASQTHSPTGAHGGLFPTNPDVQSVWSFDQKRDSIELIK; this is translated from the exons ATGTGTATACTGTGCGCCGTGCAACGGTGGTCGCGGCGCGTCGCCACCATGCTGCCGTGGCTCGTCCTCCCGCTCATCCTCCTCTGGGCGCTCTCCCAGCTCCTGCCGGCTGCCTACCGCTTCGAGGTCACCTCGCCGCGCCTCGCCTGCGTCTCCGTGCTGCTCCTCACCCTCTTCTGGTATGAGATTCTGCTCCCTCGCCTCTCTGTCTGGCGCGCCCGCCGCTCCGCCCGCCTCCGCGAGGAGCGACGCGCCCATGCGCTCGAGCTCCAGAAGCTCCGCAAGACTGCcacgcgccgctgccgcaaTTGCAACAACCCGTATAGGGACCAGAACCCTGGCGGCGGGAAGTTCATGTGCTCGTACTGCGGTCATGTGTCCAAGCGGCCTGTGCTTGACCTCGGCTCTGCGGGGAAAGTTCCGTCTGGGTGGCCTTGCAGTCAGGATTGGGCCAATGCTGCTGGTGACCCTGGGTACTGGCTTGACCTGCGGTGCTCCGCGGATAACTCGTACTCAGGGTTCTCATGGCGGTTGTTCTCTTGCTTTTATGTGAGCATGGCATGGTTCTGGAGGAAAGTTCTCAGGTTTGGGTCATCAGGGGACGGCGGAGGCTTGGGCCGGGATGGCAAAATGTTGGCAAAAGGAGGGGAGAATGGAGGCAAGGCCGAGGAAAGCAGGGTGGACAAGGCGAAAAGGAAGGCTGAGGAGAAGAGGTTGGCAAGGCTGGAGAGGGAAAtgctggaggaagaggaaaggaaGCAGCGAGAAGAGATGGCAAAACTAGTGGAGGAGCGGAGAAGGCTGAGGGATGAAAAAGCAGAGGCTGAGGAACGATCAAAAGGTGCTACTCCTGTCGGTGAGAAAGATGCTAGGAAAGAAGCAGAACGAAGGCggcaggagaggaggaggaaagaaGACAAGGGATCAAGCAAGAGTAATTCCGATTGCGAGGATATTGAGAGAAGAGTAAACAGAGAGGGCGAGTGGAAGCGGGACTTTGATAGAAGGAATGAGCCAGACAGACGTGATGCAACCAGAGTTGGGACAGAGGGATATAAGCCTCATAACTTTGAAGCTAGCAGTCAGGGTGGTAAGACAGTGCAGAGCAGAACAAAGTACTTTGGTCGTATGACTGGAGGGTTGTTATCTTCTTCCAGGGGTTTTAGTGGTGGTTCCATTTTTGGTAGAAGTGCTCAGACCCCTGCTCCTCAAGCCAACAAGGTGAACAAACCGCTTGTTACAGCAACTGACCACAGTAATGCAGTTAAGAGAGATGGCCAACATGCATCTGTACAAGCAATGCCCAAATCTGCTACAGCTGGAGAAACTAAAAATTCATGGACTAATTTTCATCGACCT GTTAGTCCAAATATGCAGCAACATCCTACCGGCCTGAAAAAATCATGGCATCAGTTGTTTAGTCGCTCGGCATCAGTTTCCCCTTGTCCTGATCTTTCTGCTTCAGTTCGTGAAAAGATCATGCAGCCAGAACCAAATGGAGCACAAATAAGTAGTGCTCAAAATTTTCTGGCTCAGTATCCTCCTCTGGACAGCAAGCCAAGGGTAAGCCAATTCATGCAATTTACAGGGTTCCCGCCAGTGAATGGAGCACCTGCCAACATGCCACCATCTCATTTTCCAGCTGGACACATGCCCTTCTACAATGAAGCAGAACCTACATCATTGGAAGAACCGGAGCAATTTGAGGACCCATGCTATGATCCAGATGCAATTGCATTGCTTGGGCCAGTTTCAGAGTCTCTTGATAACTTCCCTCCAGACTGGAATAGCAGGTTCATCTTGAATGATGTCACAAAGGAACCACATGTTAAGCCTTCACCAATTGAGTCTCCTCTCTCAAGATCACGGACTGTTGAAGAAAAGCCTATTAAACCTTCGCATTTCTCAATTGCAAAAGGGCATAATAGTTCCATGTCACCTGAGGCTAACAGTGAGCAAGGCACATGGCAAATGTGGAGCACACCATTGGTTCAGGAAAGTTTAGGCCTGCGAGGTCCTCAGGCACAGTGGCTTCTACCAAATACCAATCAGTTCAACCATGGCGTCAATCATTTGAATGGCGGAACAAGAAGCCCCCTTGGTGCTGGTTTGAACGACAATGACTTGTGGCTGCAGAAATCacccttccaccaattgcctCTTGATACAGAGAGCCTGTTCCTTTCACATGACGGGTCAGGAAATACTATGCATAATGACTTGGGTTTCGGATCTCCAAACAGAGCAGCCCGTGCAAACCCCTTTGGGCCACCTGGTCCTGGTCATTCTTGGTCCAA GGAGGATCTGGTGCTGAATGGACCTCAGGGAGCCAGTCAAACTCATTCACCTACTGGAGCGCATGGCGGTTTATTTCCAACTAACCCCGATGTACAGTCAGTTTGGTCGTTCGATCAAAAGAGAGACAGCATAGAACTTATAAAATGA
- the LOC100827930 gene encoding stress response protein nst1, which yields MCILCAVQRWSRRVATMLPWLVLPLILLWALSQLLPAAYRFEVTSPRLACVSVLLLTLFWYEILLPRLSVWRARRSARLREERRAHALELQKLRKTATRRCRNCNNPYRDQNPGGGKFMCSYCGHVSKRPVLDLGPAGKVPSGWPCSQDWVNAAGDPGYWLDLRCSADNSYSGFSWRLLSCFCMGTTWFWRKVLRFGSSGDGRGLGRDGKMLGKGGENGGKAEESRVDKAKRKAEEKRLARLEREMLEEEERKQREEMAKLVEERRRLRDEKAEAEERSKGATPVGEKDPRKEAERRRQERRRKEDKGSSKSNSDCEDIERRVNREGECKRDFDRRNEPDRRDATRIGTEGYKSHNFDANNQGSKIVQSRTKYFGRMTGGLLSSSRSFGGGSIFGRRAQAPAPQANKVTKPLVAAIDQSNAVKRDAQPAAAQAMFKSATTGETRNSWANSHRSVSPNMQAHPTGLKKSWHQLFSRSASVSPCPDVTTSAREKNGLPEFNGPQISSARNFLAQYPPLDSKPRLSQSMRFTGFPPVNGAPAGTPLSHFPAAHTPFYTEAEPTVLEEPERFEDPCYDPDAIALLGPVSESLDSFPLDWDNRFVLSDVPKEPHVKPSPIESPLSRSRTVDEKPIKHSHLSISNGPNGSTSPDATNEQGTWQMWSTPLVQDSLGLRGPQTQWLLPNKNQFTHCVDNLNVGIRSPLSAGLHGNDIWLQKSPFQQLPLDSENMFLSHDLSESDLQNDLGFGSPNKAARLHPFVPPGPGHSWSKEELVLNGPPGATQIRSPKGVHAGLFPTNPNVQSVWSFDQKRDNIELIN from the exons ATGTGTATACTGTGCGCCGTGCAACGGTGGTCGCGCCGCGTCGCCACCATGCTGCCGTGGCTCGTCCTCCCGCTCATCCTCCTCTGGGCGCTCTCCCAGCTCCTGCCGGCCGCCTACCGCTTCGAGGTCACCTCCCCGCGTCTCGCCTGCGTCTCCGTCCTGCTCCTCACGCTCTTCTGGTATGAGATTCTTCTCCCGCGGCTATCGGTCTGGCGCGCCCGCCGCTCTGCTCGCCTCCGTGAGGAGCGCCGCGCGCATGCGCTCGAGCTCCAGAAGCTCCGCAAGACTGCcacgcgccgctgccgcaaTTGCAACAACCCGTATAGGGACCAGAACCCTGGCGGCGGGAAGTTCATGTGCTCGTACTGCGGTCATGTGTCCAAGCGGCCGGTGCTTGACCTTGGCCCTGCGGGGAAGGTCCCGTCTGGGTGGCCTTGCAGTCAGGATTGGGTGAATGCTGCTGGCGACCCGGGTTACTGGCTTGACCTGCGGTGCTCTGCTGATAACTCGTACTCAGGTTTCTCATGGCGGTTGCTCTCGTGCTTTTGCATGGGCACGACATGGTTCTGGAGGAAAGTGCTTAGGTTTGGATCATCAGGGGATGGCCGGGGCTTAGGCCGGGATGGAAAAATGTTGGGAAAAGGAGGGGAGAATGGAGGGAAGGCTGAGGAGAGCAGAGTGGACAAGGCGAAAAGGAAGGCTGAGGAGAAGAGGCTGGCGAGGCTGGAGAGGGAAatgctggaggaggaggaaagaaAGCAGCGAGAAGAGATGGCAAAGCTAGTGGAGGAGCGGAGAAGGCTGAGGGATGAGAAGGCCGAGGCTGAGGAAAGATCCAAAGGCGCTACTCCTGTTGGGGAGAAGGATCCTAGGAAGGAAGCAGAACGAAGGAggcaggagaggaggaggaaggaagacAAGGGATCAAGCAAGAGTAATTCAGATTGTGAGGACATTGAGCGAAGAGTAAACAGAGAGGGTGAGTGTAAGCGGGACTTTGATAGAAGGAATGAGCCAGATAGACGCGACGCAACAAGAATTGGGACAGAGGGATATAAGTCCCATAACTTTGATGCTAACAATCAGGGTAGTAAGATAGTACAGAGCAGGACGAAGTACTTTGGTCGTATGACTGGAGGTTTGTTATCTTCTTCCAGAAGTTTTGGTGGTGGTTCCATTTTTGGTAGAAGGGCTCAGGCTCCTGCTCCTCAAGCTAACAAGGTGACTAAACCGCTTGTTGCTGCAATTGACCAGAGCAATGCAGTTAAAAGAGATGCCCAACCTGCAGCTGCACAAGCAATGTTCAAATCTGCTACGACTGGAGAAACTAGAAACTCATGGGCTAATTCTCACAGATCT GTTAGTCCAAATATGCAGGCACATCCTACTGGACTTAAAAAGTCATGGCATCAGCTGTTTAGTCGCTCAGCATCTGTTTCCCCTTGCCCCGATGTTACTACTTCAGCTCGTGAAAAGAATGGGCTTCCAGAATTTAATGGGCCACAAATAAGCAGTGCCCGGAATTTTCTGGCTCAGTATCCTCCTCTGGACAGCAAGCCCAGGTTAAGCCAATCGATGCGGTTTACAGGGTTTCCACCAGTGAATGGAGCACCTGCTGGCACGCCACTATCTCATTTTCCAGCTGCGCACACGCCCTTCTATACTGAGGCAGAGCCAACAGTATTGGAAGAACCAGAGCGATTTGAGGACCCATGCTATGATCCAGATGCAATTGCATTGCTTGGGCCAGTTTCAGAGTCCCTTGACAGCTTCCCTCTTGACTGGGATAACAGGTTCGTCTTGAGTGATGTCCCCAAGGAACCACATGTCAAGCCTTCACCAATTGAGTCTCCTCTGTCGAGATCACGGACCGTTGATGAAAAACCTATCAAACACTCACATTTGTCTATTTCTAATGGGCCTAATGGTTCCACGTCACCTGATGCTACCAATGAGCAAGGCACATGGCAAATGTGGAGCACGCCATTGGTTCAGGACAGCTTGGGTCTGCGAGGTCCCCAGACACAGTGGCTTCTTCCAAATAAGAATCAGTTTACCCATTGTGTCGATAATTTGAATGTCGGAATTAGAAGCCCCCTAAGTGCTGGTTTGCATGGCAATGATATATGGCTGCAGAAATCACCCTTCCAGCAATTGCCCCTTGACTCCGAGAATATGTTCCTTTCACATGATTTGTCAGAAAGTGATTTACAGAATGACTTGGGTTTTGGATCTCCAAACAAAGCTGCGCGTCTACACCCCTTTGTCCCACCTGGTCCTGGACATTCTTGGTCCAA GGAGGAACTTGTGCTGAATGGACCTCCAGGAGCTACTCAAATCCGCTCACCGAAGGGAGTGCATGCTGGCTTGTTTCCAACTAATCCCAATGTACAGTCAGTTTGGTCGTTCGATCAAAAGAGAGACAACATAGAACTTATAAACTGA